CTATGCTGATGTCGGGATTCTTTTCAATATTCCCGAGTATCCAGCTTTCACGTTGGGTGATCGTTTGATCCCTGAATTCCTGTGTGGCAACCTCGTAACCCCAGTTTTTGAATGCACCTTCGGTGAATTTCATGATATTGCCTTTGTGTACAAGGGTCAAAGATTTCCTTCCTTCTCGCAATGCGTATTGAATGGCTGATCTTACCAGCCTTTTACTGCCTTCCTCCGATATCGTTTTAATACCGATTCCTGAAGTTTCCGGAAAACGGATCTTCTTTACCCCCATATCTTCTTCTATGAACCGGATCACCTTTTTTACCTCTTCCGTTCCTTCTTTCCATTCTATCCCTGCATAAATGTCTTCTGTGTTTTCCCTGAAAATAATGATGTTCACATCTTCAGGCTTTTTTACAGGCGATGGAACTCCATGGATGTACTGCACAGGCCTGAGACATACATATAAGTCAAGCATTTGCCTCAGGGCAACATTTAATGACCGGATACCGCCTCCAACCGGCGTTGTAAGCGGTCCTTTGATGCCA
This genomic window from Bacteroidota bacterium contains:
- a CDS encoding NADP-dependent isocitrate dehydrogenase (Converts isocitrate to alpha ketoglutarate), giving the protein MMQGEKITISEGKLKVPEHPVIPFIQGDGTGSDIWRAAYKVFNSAVEKAYGGKRKIVWKEVFAGEESFNRTGEWLPQETIDAFREYLVGIKGPLTTPVGGGIRSLNVALRQMLDLYVCLRPVQYIHGVPSPVKKPEDVNIIIFRENTEDIYAGIEWKEGTEEVKKVIRFIEEDMGVKKIRFPETSGIGIKTISEEGSKRLVRSAIQYALREGRKSLTLVHKGNIMKFTEGAFKNWGYEVATQEFRDQTITQRESWILGNIEKNPDISI